In Deltaproteobacteria bacterium, the following proteins share a genomic window:
- a CDS encoding right-handed parallel beta-helix repeat-containing protein — protein sequence MHKIRKSFIIFIFFNVIVICTPNFIEAATYYVSTSGSAVWADCSNTATPCSWQTAITNAKAGDTVYFRTGVYDPGNAANYDIPAMNPANSGTAGNPIIFKAYPGESPVLTGNMDGPVIGAFNRNYITWDGFTSTQVDTGGVNFLVGVFQSNNITIKNCDLTGLNADTHDNNALIFADTASHLTIENNLIHDSNGLLPGDPDRIEAAVNSAGIILYSTSYATVKNNDFYNNYIGIFDKDAGNYNN from the coding sequence ACACCGAATTTTATTGAGGCTGCTACATATTATGTTTCAACTTCGGGCTCGGCAGTGTGGGCCGATTGTTCAAACACGGCAACTCCCTGTTCATGGCAGACGGCAATAACAAATGCTAAGGCAGGCGACACAGTCTACTTCCGTACCGGTGTCTATGATCCTGGAAATGCGGCAAATTACGACATACCTGCAATGAATCCGGCAAATTCAGGCACAGCAGGGAATCCAATCATATTTAAAGCTTACCCCGGTGAAAGTCCGGTTTTAACGGGCAATATGGACGGTCCCGTTATAGGGGCTTTCAACCGAAACTACATTACCTGGGATGGTTTTACTTCCACCCAGGTAGACACGGGTGGGGTCAACTTCCTGGTGGGTGTTTTTCAGTCCAATAATATTACTATTAAGAACTGTGACCTGACGGGATTAAATGCCGATACCCACGATAATAATGCCTTGATATTTGCGGATACGGCAAGCCATCTGACCATTGAAAACAACTTGATTCATGACTCGAACGGATTATTGCCGGGAGATCCGGATCGTATAGAAGCTGCTGTTAACAGCGCCGGAATAATTCTTTACAGTACATCCTATGCAACGGTTAAGAATAATGATTTTTATAATAATTATATCGGTATTTTTGATAAAGACGCGGGGAACTATAACAATTAG